TCATATTGAAAGGAGTCGAGATTGATAAGGAGTTGTACTCTATCAGTGTAGTTACTGCCTTACTTGAACCTATCATTTACATTATGAATGCATAGAATTAAGTTAAACACATTTGGAAAATATAGTAGCTAAGCTTTAAGATTACCTTTTTGTTTCCTCAACTTTCTCCTATATGTCTTCGTAATTGCTGTGGTTATTTATCTAGCTTCTACTTTGGAaaggatttaacttatatacactgaTAACATAGATAATCCCCCGATCCACACCTAGTCCACTCTTCTCAAATTtaccagtttaaaaaaaaacataaataatgtaatgaattttactttattgttgTATTCTGTTCTAGCAGGTAACCTGCTTTATTTTGCATGTTACTAATCACTTTTTTAATTGACTGTTATATGTAGTTAACCTGACATTTTCTCTATCAAGAGATCAAATGCATTTGACAAATATAGAAGCTAAATTTTAGGATTTCCTTTTTTGTTACTCAACTTTCTCCTATGTCCCAATTTATTTGCAACTATTTGCTAATCAGAGTTAGGTTGACCAACTTTAGGGGTCAAATATATTAGATTAATTTAGATTTTAGATATTAAAGTTTAGCTATTTGGATATactgaaaagtactataagttgcaattcttgTAGGGAAAgggtaaaagaaaatattttaaaatgttcATCAAAATTTACTTAGTTTGAATCTTGGAAAGTGAAAAGTGCCAAATATTTACCATTTTTTAGCATCTGCTTAGTGATTATTGGCTTTCTTGATGGTTGACAGGTGCCGCTGGATTTGGCTTTACACCGCCCGGGGAGGTAAAATATGTTTTGCTTATTGATCTTTGCTCTAAAGCAtgcatcttttttattttacaaatgCACAAGTCTGCATATTTTgtgttgtatattgttgtttctGCAACAGGCTCGAGTTTcgaatttctttaattatttttcttttgaagggATGAACTTGTCCTTTATGATAGTCTGTTAGtacataatatatatcatattagTTCTGTTGTAgtctaattattattttttcgaCATATGACATTTATTGATCGGTGTTTCCGCAAGTTAATGTTATCCCATTCTATGATCATCCCACTTTATTAATTGATACATTTGGTCACAAAAACTTTAATAATCCgccctatttttttattttttattttgaagtaGCAGGTTAtgctaaaaaattatttgtgatTCCTATTTGTTACACCTAGTCCCTAGGGTAGAATAGTGAAATTATATGACATTTAAAGGACTAGGACGAAAAGTGTTAGAAATAGAAAATAACACTTCTTCTACTTAAAAGATAACCGAGTTCAACAGTTAGTAACCGAGTTCAACAGTTAGCACTCTCAGGTTTTCAATTCTAGTCAGTGGATGTCCTGAGGGTTTCTTCTCCTCCTCAAGATGATTAAGACAAGGAGATCCTCTATCACCATTTCTCTTCATTTTGGTGATGGAACGATTTAATGAGATGATAAGGTTGACAAGTATTCAAGGGTGGTTGAAAGGACATAGATTAACAAGCAGATATGGGACAGAGTTGGAAAGCACAAACCTTCTTTATGCTGATGAGTGATGACACACTTGATCTCAAATATGGTTTATCAAGTTGATACTTATTTCTCAAATTGGATGCTCTCTCAACCTATGTGATGTCACTCTttgtaaaaattgaaaaaggcTGGACAAGCTAAGGAGAGAGTTTCATTGGCAGGGGAATAAAATTAACAAGGGTATTACTAAAAGCAAAAGGTATGGAGCGTTAGGAATCAGAAATTTAAAATTGCAAAATAAGGGATTGCTTGCAAAAATGGTTATGGAGGTTCAATGTAAGTATGGGCAAAGGTTGGGAAGGGGAATAAAATTTTGTTTTGGACGGATAAATGGGTTGAAACTGGGGCTTTAATTTGGAGGAGTTGTTTCCTGACCTGTTTAATATTGCAACAGGACCTAATGCACTTCTCAATACAGTATGGACCACCACTGGTTGGGAAATAATTTTTAGGACATCATTGAATGACTGGGAACTACGAAGAGTAGAGGAGCTTTTCAGTGTTTTGAACTCCTTTAGAGGattaaatttggaagaagacAGACTCATGGAAAAAAAGTAGCCAGGGAATCTTCACTATTAGCAATGCTTACAAAACTCTCAAGGGGTTGACAGAACCAACTGGTCTTGGAAGACTATATGGAGTTCTAATGCTCCTTACAAAGTGAAATGTTTGTCATGGTTAGTAGCTTGAAGTCTTGCTCAACACATGAAAGTTTGCAAAGAAGGGGCATGCAAATAGTTTCCAGGTGCTTTTTATGTCAGGAAGAAGCTGAGACTTACAGTCATCTATTTTTACACTGCAAATGGACCCAACAGTTGTGGCAGCTGTTTCTCTTCAATGCTGAATTGTGATGGACCATGCCAGAGTCCACAGCTGATCTGTTAGCATGCTGGATTAGAAGAGGGGGAACTAAGAAGCAGAAGAAGTGGTGGAGAACAATCCGAGggtgtaatttttttatttttttttcagtatCCCAGGGTGCATTTCGTGGACTATTTTGGGGGAAAGGAACTGTAGGTGTTTTCTGGACATTGGCAATCCTATCCAGAAAGTTAAGATGTCTTGTATTTTGTCCTTACATTTTTTGTGTAAAGAACAGTTTGTAGAAGAGTCTGAAGCTATACTAGACCTCTTAGGATCCTTGTAAGTGTTGTATAGGTAAGATTCTTTTATTTTGCTTTAAATATGGTTGGCGAGCACATCTTTTGTGCTGATGACTACATTGTtacctttattaaaaaaaaaaaaaaatctatttcctGTGAATGGGGGTTTTCTTTTCCTGGAGACTATTAGAATAACACGATTCGTCTTGTTATATGAACTACAGAATAAACAAATACCCGGAGGTGGATCTATATTTGGGATCAAGCCAAGTAAAAAGCTTCTTATATTGGATGTAAATGGTATTTTAGCTAAAATAGAACGGTCAGATAATGAAGTCACAGGTAAATaaaaaattctctttttaatgttttagAACTTAACATAAAATATCAGCATCTAATTGATCTTCTTCTTTGTACCAGCTCTTAAAAGACACGGTTGCAGTGAATTTTTGGAGTTTTGCTTTGAGAAATTTGAAGTCGCCATTTGGACTTCTAGGAAGAGGTAACCTTCGAGCTTCTATTCTGCAAGTTTATCAACTCCAGATGGCTAAAGCTTTTCAGTTTATACTTAGAAGTTGTAATTTTGCAGGGAAAATTTTGAGAAGGCAATGAAGTGCCTAGAAATTGATACTGAGATAACAAACAAATTTCTGTTTATTTGGGTAAGTGAATTTCTTTACAATATACGTTTGGTTTCTGAAGATCCTCATATTTCAAACGACTGTCTTGTAGTGTCAAGATGAGTGTACAAAAATAGGAGACACGTTTGGAAAAGACAAGTTTGGATTTACAGTCAAGCCTGCATTTTTCAAGGAATTGAAAAAAGTGTGGAGCATCCACACTAAGTATGACGTATCCAACACTTTGTTGGTCGACGACTCCCCTTATAAGGCATTCCTCAATCCAGTAAGTTTAAGGGCTTGAGTTATTCGTTCACATATGCTTTTGGTGATTCTGCAATGATATTTCGTGTTAGGCATCTTGATTTGGCTCTTATGTGGAGGTTCGGAAAGGAAAATGGGTGGGGTTTGCTGATGTCTTATGTTGATTTGTTACATTGATCTAGGTTATTACTCTTTACATATTGTTTCTTGTTTGTGCTGTTGTCTACTATAGGCACATACTGCGATATTTCCTCATTCATACCAAGGAAACTGGAGCGATACTTGTCTAGGTAAGAAACTCCATTATTGTCTTAATACTTCAGCAGTTTGTATCCGAATTTATTACATATCATGAGGAATGGTTGACAGATTCAGGAGATAGCATAAgagtttatttggaaaaattggtGGAAGCTGATCATGTG
This portion of the Lycium ferocissimum isolate CSIRO_LF1 chromosome 1, AGI_CSIRO_Lferr_CH_V1, whole genome shotgun sequence genome encodes:
- the LOC132030971 gene encoding uncharacterized protein LOC132030971, producing the protein MKCLEIDTEITNKFLFIWCQDECTKIGDTFGKDKFGFTVKPAFFKELKKVWSIHTKYDVSNTLLVDDSPYKAFLNPAHTAIFPHSYQGNWSDTCLGKKLHYCLNTSAVCIRIYYIS